From the genome of Nocardia sp. NBC_01503, one region includes:
- the dnaJ gene encoding molecular chaperone DnaJ: MNREWLEKDFYKELGIASGASQDEIKKAYRKLARDLHPDKNPGDAKAEERFKLVSEAHAVLSDPEKRKEYDEARKLFAGGGFGRGGFTPGAGYGQPGGGFSGDFNLGDIFGGQQAGAGDGGLGDLLGGLFNRGGTRTSSRPRRGSDVETETTLGFREAAQGVTVPLRMTSPAACTTCHGSGAKPGTSPRVCPHCNGSGVVSRNQGAFGFSEPCEDCRGTGSIIDDPCVDCHGSGIQNRTRTITVRIPPGVRDGQRIRLAGQGEAGLRGAPPGDLFVTVHVSQDKVFGRNGDDLTLVLPVSYSELVLGTTVSVPTLEGRVGVKVPPGTADGRTLRVRGRGVPKRDGGAGDLLVTVKVAIPQKLDDNAAEALRRYAEAEKTSGFDPRAGWAGA; the protein is encoded by the coding sequence TCTACAAGGAGCTGGGTATCGCCTCCGGCGCCAGCCAGGACGAGATCAAGAAGGCGTACCGCAAACTCGCCCGTGATCTGCATCCGGATAAGAATCCGGGTGACGCCAAGGCCGAGGAGCGCTTCAAGCTCGTCAGCGAGGCGCATGCTGTGCTGTCCGATCCGGAGAAGCGCAAGGAGTACGACGAGGCGCGAAAGCTCTTCGCGGGCGGCGGTTTCGGCCGCGGCGGCTTCACCCCCGGCGCCGGCTACGGCCAGCCCGGCGGTGGCTTCTCCGGTGACTTCAACCTGGGCGATATCTTCGGCGGGCAGCAGGCGGGCGCCGGTGACGGCGGCCTCGGTGACCTGCTCGGCGGATTGTTCAACCGGGGCGGCACCCGCACCTCCTCGCGGCCGCGGCGCGGCAGCGATGTGGAGACCGAGACGACCCTGGGCTTCCGCGAGGCCGCCCAGGGCGTGACGGTGCCACTGCGGATGACCAGCCCGGCCGCCTGCACCACCTGCCACGGCAGCGGCGCCAAGCCTGGCACCTCACCGCGAGTCTGCCCGCACTGCAATGGTTCCGGCGTGGTCAGCCGGAATCAGGGCGCGTTCGGATTCAGTGAGCCGTGCGAGGACTGCCGGGGCACCGGGTCGATCATCGACGACCCGTGCGTCGACTGCCACGGCTCCGGTATTCAGAATCGGACCCGCACCATCACCGTACGTATCCCCCCGGGGGTGCGCGATGGTCAGCGAATCCGGTTGGCGGGGCAGGGTGAAGCGGGTCTGCGGGGCGCACCGCCCGGCGATCTGTTCGTCACCGTGCACGTCAGCCAGGACAAGGTCTTCGGCCGCAATGGTGATGATCTGACCCTGGTGCTCCCGGTGAGTTACAGCGAGCTGGTTTTGGGTACAACGGTTTCCGTGCCGACACTGGAGGGACGCGTAGGCGTCAAGGTGCCCCCGGGTACCGCCGACGGCCGGACCCTGCGGGTGCGCGGGCGCGGTGTTCCCAAGCGCGACGGCGGCGCGGGCGATCTGCTCGTCACCGTCAAGGTCGCGATCCCGCAGAAGCTGGACGACAATGCCGCCGAAGCGCTGCGGCGCTATGCGGAGGCGGAGAAGACCAGTGGCTTCGATCCGCGTGCTGGATGGGCAGGTGCGTGA
- a CDS encoding heat shock protein transcriptional repressor HspR has product MSSDPKKAAEAQYFLISVAAQLAGMHAQTLRTYDRLGLVSPQRTSGGGRRYSDRDVQLLREVQRLSQDEGVNLAGIKRIIELTNQVEELQQRVSELSNEVDRLRAGYRPDLTPPQRSTALVVWQPRHRRT; this is encoded by the coding sequence ATGAGTTCCGATCCGAAGAAAGCCGCCGAGGCACAGTACTTCCTGATCTCGGTGGCGGCGCAGCTGGCGGGCATGCATGCCCAGACGCTGCGCACCTATGACCGGCTGGGTCTGGTTTCGCCGCAACGTACTTCGGGCGGCGGGCGACGCTACTCGGACCGGGATGTGCAGCTGCTGCGCGAGGTGCAGCGTCTGTCCCAGGACGAGGGCGTCAATCTGGCGGGCATCAAACGGATCATCGAACTCACCAATCAGGTCGAGGAGCTACAGCAGCGGGTATCCGAGCTGAGCAATGAGGTGGATCGGCTGCGGGCGGGGTACCGCCCGGATCTGACTCCGCCGCAGCGCAGTACGGCGCTCGTGGTCTGGCAGCCTAGGCACCGCCGCACCTGA
- a CDS encoding globin domain-containing protein, giving the protein MDSRTVALIRTTFKSVAAEDGGSEKLARSFYAILFTEYPQVRDFFPAALDAQRDRLVKAIAYVVDRLEEPEKLLPFLAQLGRDHRKYGVVAEHYAAVGKSLRSALEAYAGTEIWTDEIGRAWDEGLDLIASTMMEAADRESTPPVWTGTVIEHREVLRNLAIVRLKLDQPIQYAAGQYMSVQIPSRPRMWRYLSPAIPANPSGEIEFHIRGVTGGWVSPAMVGHTKVGEQWLIGSPLGGLGVPRNTRRKLLMVGCGTGIAPLRAQLMAMTQRRSNPKVDLFVGGHYPCDLYDLEILSQLALANKWLTITPVTESDEDPWWQLSNSGEPREHPGLQPRLVGQIGKVVAGFGSWDDRDVQIVGSPSMVQTTKFRLMAAGMPTANIRHDPLF; this is encoded by the coding sequence ATGGATTCGCGGACCGTCGCATTGATTAGAACGACGTTCAAGTCGGTAGCTGCAGAAGACGGTGGCTCTGAGAAACTGGCTCGTTCCTTCTACGCCATCCTCTTCACCGAGTACCCGCAGGTTCGCGATTTCTTCCCCGCCGCCCTGGACGCCCAGCGCGACCGGTTGGTCAAAGCCATTGCGTACGTGGTCGATCGGCTCGAAGAACCGGAGAAGCTGCTGCCCTTCCTGGCCCAACTCGGCCGCGATCACCGCAAGTACGGTGTCGTCGCCGAACACTATGCGGCCGTGGGCAAATCACTCCGGTCCGCACTCGAGGCCTATGCGGGCACCGAAATCTGGACCGACGAGATCGGCCGCGCCTGGGATGAGGGCCTGGACCTCATCGCGAGCACCATGATGGAGGCCGCCGACCGGGAGAGCACCCCGCCGGTCTGGACCGGCACCGTCATCGAACACCGTGAGGTACTGCGCAATCTCGCCATCGTTCGGCTCAAGCTGGATCAACCCATCCAGTACGCGGCGGGGCAGTACATGAGCGTGCAGATCCCCTCCCGCCCGCGCATGTGGCGGTACCTGTCCCCGGCCATCCCCGCCAATCCGAGCGGTGAGATCGAATTCCATATCCGCGGTGTCACCGGCGGCTGGGTGAGCCCGGCCATGGTGGGGCACACCAAGGTCGGCGAACAGTGGTTGATCGGCTCACCGCTCGGCGGGCTCGGCGTGCCTCGCAATACCCGGCGCAAACTGCTCATGGTCGGCTGCGGCACCGGTATCGCCCCGCTGCGCGCTCAACTCATGGCCATGACCCAGCGCCGCTCCAACCCGAAGGTCGATCTCTTCGTCGGCGGCCACTACCCCTGTGACCTCTACGATTTGGAGATCCTCAGCCAACTCGCACTGGCCAACAAATGGCTCACCATCACCCCGGTCACCGAGAGTGATGAGGATCCGTGGTGGCAACTCTCCAATTCCGGTGAGCCCCGGGAACATCCGGGCCTGCAACCGCGACTGGTCGGCCAAATCGGCAAGGTGGTAGCGGGTTTCGGCTCCTGGGACGATCGCGATGTGCAGATCGTCGGCTCACCCTCGATGGTGCAGACCACCAAGTTCCGCCTGATGGCGGCGGGCATGCCCACCGCGAATATCCGGCACGATCCGCTCTTCTGA
- a CDS encoding FAD-binding oxidoreductase has product MTQDPDQTGPIRIGEPNEWPATVVGAHRLREDLTVVRLIGEFVPFAPGQSVEVRTPQHPNMVRRLYPALPPSLDGKLEFHIRTVPGGWCSGSMVADTRTGDEWKVRNPAGWLAVDEAATEVVMIADGIGLAPLRALLLDLSRREQPPRTHLFVGGRYPRDLYASDMLALLGNEMPWLTIIPVVLDEDDPDWIDDWYESCRVDIGFQPEELITGTLAEVVSRFTPLDHQHILVCGGAATVHATVEMLVATGTPPELIRYEGF; this is encoded by the coding sequence GTGACGCAGGACCCCGATCAGACCGGACCGATTCGGATCGGCGAGCCGAACGAATGGCCCGCCACGGTGGTCGGGGCGCACCGGCTGCGCGAGGACCTCACCGTGGTGCGGTTGATCGGCGAGTTCGTGCCGTTCGCGCCCGGCCAGTCGGTGGAGGTGCGGACCCCGCAGCATCCGAATATGGTGCGGCGTTTGTACCCCGCGCTGCCGCCGTCGCTGGACGGCAAGCTGGAGTTCCATATTCGGACCGTGCCCGGCGGCTGGTGTAGCGGCTCCATGGTGGCCGACACCCGCACCGGCGACGAGTGGAAGGTCCGCAATCCGGCGGGCTGGCTGGCGGTGGACGAGGCCGCGACCGAGGTGGTGATGATCGCCGACGGTATCGGCCTGGCCCCGCTACGCGCTCTGCTGCTCGACCTCTCGCGTCGCGAGCAGCCGCCGCGCACCCACCTGTTCGTCGGCGGCCGCTACCCCCGCGATCTCTACGCCTCGGATATGCTGGCCCTGCTCGGCAATGAAATGCCCTGGCTGACAATCATTCCCGTGGTGCTGGACGAGGACGATCCGGACTGGATCGACGACTGGTACGAATCCTGTCGGGTGGATATCGGCTTCCAGCCGGAGGAGTTGATCACCGGCACCCTCGCCGAGGTGGTCTCCCGCTTCACCCCGCTGGACCATCAGCACATTCTGGTCTGCGGTGGCGCGGCCACGGTGCACGCCACCGTCGAGATGCTGGTGGCCACCGGCACTCCGCCGGAACTCATTCGCTACGAAGGCTTTTAG
- a CDS encoding FAD-binding oxidoreductase, with protein MDARSAALVRANFRTVVEAPHGPERLISAFYGHLFAEIPALRELFPSAMDMQPKRLVTAVQFVLDNLEDWDRAQRFLEQLARDHRKYGVEAAHYDIAGRALLAAFRSYNGVGNWSRQLEAGWQDITILISASMAIGANSDTSQPYWEATVVGHRRVVDDLAIVRLQSDTPIPYQAGQYVPVAIPQRPKMWRYLSPAIPANQYGEIEFHVRKVRTGWVSPAIINETKVGDRWMIASPLGGLHVDLQSRRDVLMISSGTGIAPIRAQLIEMGRRGINPRVHLFMGGRYPCDLYDVENMWQLSQSNPWLTVIPVCENETNPWWHPYPPADPPFGMHRRLIGNLGAVVASFGAWADRQIQIAGSARMIADTRRALLAVGTPESAINSDPV; from the coding sequence GTGGATGCGCGTTCAGCAGCGCTGGTCCGCGCAAACTTCCGGACAGTCGTCGAAGCCCCGCACGGGCCGGAACGACTGATCAGCGCGTTCTACGGACATCTATTCGCGGAGATCCCCGCCCTGCGGGAGCTCTTCCCCTCGGCCATGGATATGCAGCCCAAGCGGCTGGTCACGGCCGTGCAGTTCGTACTCGACAATCTGGAGGATTGGGACCGGGCGCAGCGATTCCTGGAGCAGCTCGCGCGCGACCACCGTAAATACGGGGTAGAGGCGGCGCACTACGACATTGCCGGTCGTGCGCTGCTGGCGGCGTTCCGCTCCTATAACGGGGTCGGGAATTGGAGTCGGCAGCTGGAGGCGGGATGGCAGGACATCACCATCCTGATCTCGGCCTCCATGGCCATCGGCGCGAATTCCGATACGTCACAACCGTATTGGGAGGCGACCGTGGTCGGGCACCGGCGAGTGGTCGACGATCTGGCGATCGTGCGACTGCAATCCGATACCCCGATTCCGTATCAGGCCGGCCAGTATGTGCCGGTGGCGATTCCGCAGCGCCCGAAGATGTGGCGGTATCTCTCGCCCGCGATTCCCGCGAATCAGTACGGAGAGATCGAGTTCCATGTCCGCAAGGTGCGCACCGGCTGGGTGAGCCCGGCCATCATCAATGAGACCAAGGTCGGCGACCGCTGGATGATCGCGTCCCCGCTGGGCGGGTTGCACGTGGATCTGCAGAGTCGGCGCGATGTGCTCATGATCAGCTCCGGCACCGGTATCGCGCCGATTCGCGCGCAGCTGATCGAGATGGGGCGGCGCGGTATCAATCCGCGCGTGCACCTGTTCATGGGCGGACGGTACCCGTGCGATCTGTACGACGTGGAGAACATGTGGCAGCTGTCGCAGAGTAATCCGTGGTTGACCGTTATTCCGGTGTGCGAGAACGAAACCAATCCGTGGTGGCATCCGTATCCGCCCGCCGATCCGCCGTTCGGTATGCATCGGCGGTTGATCGGTAATCTGGGCGCGGTGGTGGCCAGCTTCGGCGCGTGGGCGGACCGGCAGATCCAGATCGCCGGATCGGCGCGGATGATCGCGGACACCAGGCGCGCACTGCTCGCGGTCGGCACCCCGGAGTCGGCCATAAACTCGGACCCGGTATGA
- a CDS encoding NADP-dependent oxidoreductase yields MRAIVVREFGGKPEAADMPTPETGPGMLKIELEAAGVNPFDQRIIDGFLDGKLPHDFPLIPGVDGAGRVVGIGTDVTDVEYGERVVGKFLNPPLGHGTFAEFIVVPATSIIARIPDEVTSIQAAALPTAGITALDLIHAAKVGAGQSVLIVGASGGVGSYLVQLAALAGAHVIATARPDDTDRMIRLGASEVVNYGRITVTDSPTHAESSPLTVADSVRITLPAGVDVLFDLVSAPPAFADNAGVVKAGGAAYTTTWAADEEALKARGIGGGNFESTGGAPELRELLRDVGNGDLVVPIDNTPPLEAAADVIGASGARGKTVLVI; encoded by the coding sequence ATGCGCGCGATCGTGGTTCGAGAATTCGGGGGCAAACCCGAAGCGGCCGATATGCCCACCCCCGAGACCGGACCCGGCATGCTGAAGATCGAGCTCGAGGCCGCGGGCGTCAACCCCTTCGACCAGCGCATTATCGACGGCTTCCTGGACGGCAAGCTGCCACACGACTTTCCGCTCATTCCGGGCGTGGACGGGGCCGGGCGGGTCGTCGGCATCGGAACCGATGTCACCGATGTGGAGTACGGCGAACGCGTGGTCGGCAAATTCCTCAATCCGCCGCTCGGGCACGGCACCTTCGCCGAATTCATCGTGGTGCCCGCGACCTCGATCATCGCCCGGATTCCGGACGAGGTGACCTCGATCCAGGCCGCCGCACTGCCCACCGCGGGCATCACCGCACTGGATCTCATCCACGCGGCCAAGGTGGGCGCGGGTCAGAGCGTGCTGATCGTGGGCGCGTCCGGCGGCGTCGGCTCCTACCTCGTACAGCTCGCCGCATTGGCCGGCGCGCATGTGATCGCCACCGCCCGGCCCGACGACACCGATCGGATGATCCGGCTGGGCGCCTCCGAGGTGGTCAACTACGGGCGGATCACCGTCACCGACTCCCCCACCCATGCCGAGAGCTCACCGCTGACGGTCGCCGATTCGGTGCGCATCACCCTGCCCGCCGGAGTCGATGTGCTCTTCGATCTGGTCAGCGCACCGCCGGCGTTCGCCGACAATGCCGGCGTGGTCAAGGCCGGAGGCGCGGCGTACACCACCACCTGGGCCGCCGACGAGGAGGCCCTGAAGGCACGCGGCATCGGCGGCGGAAACTTCGAATCCACCGGCGGCGCACCGGAATTGCGGGAACTGCTGCGCGATGTCGGCAATGGCGATCTGGTGGTCCCGATCGACAACACCCCACCCCTCGAGGCTGCCGCGGATGTAATCGGCGCGTCCGGCGCACGAGGCAAGACCGTGCTGGTTATCTGA